From Stigmatopora nigra isolate UIUO_SnigA chromosome 17, RoL_Snig_1.1, whole genome shotgun sequence, a single genomic window includes:
- the helq gene encoding helicase POLQ-like isoform X1, with the protein MTDKQHAECSDGEDLFGDYDSLLGDSSLLAKLEQADALASDQAPPPPPTEDFDSCREAKRPKVEENEARRSVSERLKTALRCNAAAPATAAVSRSAAAKEAALDSRVGDAAEAVRARADDLGPFFGLPGRVRELLFTLRGIPGLYAWQETCLRLECLAQRRNLIYTLPTSGGKTLVAELLMIRELLCRKNNCLFVLPYVALVQEKVRDLAALGLELDFLVEEYAGSRGRFPPVNRVGRRSLYVATIEKAHALVNALIEEESLGRVGLMVVDELHMLGEGSRGALLEITLAKVLRLGPGTQIIGMSATLGNIGDLQAFLKAENYHDDFRPVRLEEYVKVGDGIYQMDAREEDSFRLCRRLELKYSSAMLKADPDHVVALVTEVIPQHSCLVFCPTKKNCENVAVMICKYLRRDFLGHRRAEKEVLLQQLEECGRGSVCPVLRRTVPLGLAYHHSGLTADERKLLEDAYSAGVLCLISCTSTLAAGVNLPARRVIVRAPLVAREALKTSQYKQMAGRAGRAGLDRQGESILILQEAQRQQAKALLCAPVEKCYSRLLAEDHKSLHALILSLVGLKAASHVEHLEDFMRGTLLFVQREHAQVGVEDAVEDAVGRSVQLLQLKGLLHVREGELQVTPLGRAAYKGCVDVLYSEALHRDLQKGLEGLVLNSLLHLLFLVTPYELAAACKPDWMIFYTQMGSLSSKELKVFAAAGVPESLVARAAAGHSVSKNADVAAAKRAFLALVLLSLLKDGDVWGAAEKFQLSRGFVQSLLASSASFCSRAHYFTQELDSLWPYCSLLEALTRRLSYCVKAELVPLMEVAGVTEARAKQLHAAGYATLTHLANAEPTLLVQTVAHMSRKLAHQMVASAKMLLNEKAETLRQEADHLLAVPSDLPG; encoded by the exons ATGACTGACAAGCAGCACGCCGAG TGCAGCGATGGCGAGGACTTGTTCGGGGACTATGACAGCCTCCTGGGAGATTCGTCGCTGTTGGCCAAGTTGGAACAGGCCGACGCCCTGGCCTCGGATcaagcgccgccgccgccgccgaccgaGGACTTTGATTCTTGTCGGGAAGCCAAGAGGCCCAAAGTGGAAGAAA ACGAGGCCAGGAGGAGCGTGAGCGAGCGCCTCAAGACGGCGCTGAGATGCAACGCGGCGGCCCCGGCGACCGCCGCCGTCTCCCGCTCGGCGGCCGCCAAGGAGGCGGCGCTGGACAGCCGGGTGGGCGACGCCGCCGAGGCCGTCCGGGCGCGCGCCGACGACCTGGGGCCTTTTTTCGGACTGCCCGGCAGAGTCCGAGAGCTCCTCTTCACGCTGCGGGGAATCCCCGGCCTCTACG CGTGGCAGGAAACGTGCTTGCGTCTGGAGTGCCTGGCCCAGAGGAGGAATCTCATCTACACGCTTCCCACCAGCGGCGGCAAAACCTTGGTGGCCGAGCTCCTGATGATCCGCGAGCTCCTTTGCCGCAAAAACAACTGCCTCTTCGTCCTGCCGTACGTGGCCCTGGTCCAAGAGAAG GTGCGCGACCTGGCGGCCTTGGGGCTGGAGCTGGACTTCTTGGTGGAGGAGTACGCGGGGAGCAGGGGGCGCTTCCCTCCCGTCAACCGCGTGGGACGCCGCTCGCTTTACGTGGCCACCATCGAGAAGGCGCACGCCCTGGTCAACGCGCTGATCGAGGAGGAATCCCTCGGACGCGTGGGACTGATGGTGGTCGACGAG CTGCACATGCTGGGCGAGGGCAGCCGAGGAGCTTTGCTGGAGATCACCTTGGCCAAAGTCTTGCGCCTGGGCC ccggCACGCAGATCATCGGCATGAGCGCCACCCTGGGCAACATCGGCGACCTGCAGGCCTTCCTCAAGGCCGAAAACTACCACGACGACTTCCGACCG GTGCGCCTGGAGGAGTACGTGAAAGTGGGAGACGGCATTTACCAGATGGACGCCCGAGAGGAAGACTCTTTCCGTCTGTGCCGTCGGCTGGAGTTGAAG TATTCCAGCGCCATGCTGAAGGCGGACCCGGACCACGTGGTGGCGCTGGTGACGGAGGTGATCCCCCAGCATTCCTGCCTGGTCTTCTGCCCCACCAAGAAGAACTGCGAGAACGTGGCCGTCATGATTTGCAAGTACCTCCGTCG GGACTTCCTGGGCCACCGGAGGGCCGAAAAAGAAGTCCTCTTGCAACAGCTGGAGGAGTGCGGCCGCGGCTCCGTGTGTCCGGTCTTGCGGCGGACCGTCCCGCTGGGGTTGGCCTACCACCACAGCGGCCTGACCGCCGACGAGAGGAAGCTGCTGGAGGACGCCTACTCTGCCGGGGTCCTCTGCCTCATCTCCTGCACGTCCACGCTGGCCGCCGGCGTCAACTTGCCGGCGCGGAG GGTCATCGTGCGGGCGCCCCTGGTGGCTCGGGAAGCGCTGAAGACCAGCCAGTACAAGCAGATGGCGGGGCGCGCCGGCCGGGCCGGGCTGGATCGCCAGGGCGAGAGCATCCTCATCCTACAGGAGGCCCAGCGGCAGCAG GCCAAAGCTTTGCTGTGCGCCCCCGTGGAGAAGTGCTACAGCCGCCTCCTCGCCGAAGACCACAAAAGTCTGCACGCCCTCATCCTGTCCCTCGTCGGACTCAAA GCGGCCTCGCACGTGGAGCACCTGGAGGACTTTATGCGCGGGACGCTGCTCTTCGTGCAGCGGGAGCACGCCCAGGTCGGCGTGGAGGACGCCGTGGAGGACGCCGTGGGGCGGAGCGTCCAACTCCTGCAGCTCAAAGGCCTTCTTCACGTTCGGGAGGGGGAGCTCCAGGTCACGCCGTTGGGACGCGCCGCCTATAAAG GTTGCGTGGACGTGCTCTACAGCGAAGCCCTCCACCGCGACCTCCAGAAAGGCCTGGAAGGCCTGGTTCTCAACAGCCTCCTTCACCTTCTCTTCCTGGTCACGCCGTACGAGCTGGCCGCCGCCTGCAAGCCCGACTGGATGATCTTCTACACGCAG ATGGGCTCGCTGTCGTCCAAAGAGCTTAAAGTGTTTGCGGCGGCGGGCGTCCCGGAAAGCCTGGTGGCCCGCGCGGCCGCGGGTCATAGCGTGAGCAAG AACGCCGACGTGGCGGCGGCCAAGCGCGCCTTCCTGGCGTTGGTTCTCTTGTCGCTGCTGAAGGACGGCGACGTTTGGGGGGCGGCGGAAAAGTTCCAGCTCAGCCGCGGCTTCGTCCAATCGCTGCTGGCCTCGTCCGCCTCTTTCTGCTCTAGGGCGCACTATTTCACACAG GAGCTGGACTCGCTGTGGCCGTACTGCTCGCTTTTGGAGGCGCTGACGCGACGCCTCAGCTACTGCGTCAAGGCGGAGCTTGTCCCGCTCATGGAGGTGGCGGGGGTCACGGAG GCTCGCGCCAAGCAGCTCCACGCCGCCGGCTACGCCACGCTGACGCACTTGGCCAACGCCGAGCCGACCCTCCTGGTTCAGACGGTGGCGCACATGAGCCGGAAGCTGGCCCATCAGATGGTGGCCTCGGCCAAG ATGCTTCTCAACGAGAAGGCGGAAACGCTGAGGCAGGAGGCGGATCATCTTTTAGCCGTGCCGTCGGACTTGCCCGGCTAA
- the LOC144210493 gene encoding E3 ubiquitin-protein ligase MARCHF5-like → MAALLDEDQPEKHCWVCFATESDDHSAQWLSPCRCRGCTKWIHQSCLQRWLDEKQRGIGGDGDGGGAGVCCPQCGTRYHVVFPKMGPLVFFLQQVDRALSRASPFAAMGALVGTAYWSAVTYGAVAVMQVLGHKKGLNMMERADPIFLLVGLPAIPVVLVLGKMVRWEDVLVRFWLRISCHRQHAVSNDLRPLPGAPGDHLSVSRTLCGALVLPWISSMLGRLLFRGVTSNLRQALLGGATFVLLKGSLKVYVKHQQHIMQTKRNILDYPDTRDTATSP, encoded by the exons ATGGCAGCCTTGTTGGATGAGGATCAGCCAGAAAA ACACTGTTGGGTTTGTTTCGCCACGGAGAGCGACGACCACAGTGCGCAGTGGTTGAGTCCGTGCCGCTGTCGAGGTTGCACCAAATGGATCCATCAGTCTTGTCTGCAGCGATGGTTGGACGAGAAGCAGAGAGGAATTGGCGGCGATGGCGACGGTGGCGGCGCGGGCGTCTGCTGTCCTCAGTGTGGAACACGCTACCATGTCGTTTTCCCTAAGATGG gTCCACTGGTGTTCTTCCTGCAGCAGGTGGACCGCGCACTCTCCCGGGCCAGCCCCTTCGCCGCCATGGGGGCGCTGGTGGGCACGGCGTACTGGTCGGCCGTCACGTACGGCGCCGTGGCCGTGATGCAGGTGTTGGGACACAAGAAGGGCCTGAACATGATGGAGCGAGCCGACCCCATCTTCCTCCTGGTGGGTCTACCCGCCATCCCGGTGGTCTTGGTCCTGGGGAAGATGGTGCGCTGGGAAGACGTCCTGGTGCGCTTCTGGCTGAGAATTTCCTGTCATCGGCAACACG CTGTGAGCAATGATCTACGTCCACTGCCGGGGGCGCCGGGAGACCACCTGTCGGTGTCGAGGACCCTTTGCGGCGCTCTGGTCCTCCCGTGGATCTCGAGCATGCTGGGGCGGCTTCTCTTCAGGGGGGTCACCTCCAACCTGCGGCAGGCTCTCCTG GGAGGCGCCACTTTCGTTTTGCTGAAGGGCTCGCTGAAGGTATACGTCAAACACCAGCAGCACATCATGCAGACAAAGCGAAACATCCTGGATTACCCGGACACCCGTGACACCGCCACCAGTCCGTGA
- the helq gene encoding helicase POLQ-like isoform X3, whose product MQRGGPGDRRRLPLGGRQGGGAGQPGGRRRRGRPGARRRPGAFFRTARQSPRAPLHAAGNPRPLRVAGNVLASGVPGPEEESHLHASHQRRQNLGGRAPDDPRAPLPQKQLPLRPAVRDLAALGLELDFLVEEYAGSRGRFPPVNRVGRRSLYVATIEKAHALVNALIEEESLGRVGLMVVDELHMLGEGSRGALLEITLAKVLRLGPGTQIIGMSATLGNIGDLQAFLKAENYHDDFRPVRLEEYVKVGDGIYQMDAREEDSFRLCRRLELKYSSAMLKADPDHVVALVTEVIPQHSCLVFCPTKKNCENVAVMICKYLRRDFLGHRRAEKEVLLQQLEECGRGSVCPVLRRTVPLGLAYHHSGLTADERKLLEDAYSAGVLCLISCTSTLAAGVNLPARRVIVRAPLVAREALKTSQYKQMAGRAGRAGLDRQGESILILQEAQRQQAKALLCAPVEKCYSRLLAEDHKSLHALILSLVGLKAASHVEHLEDFMRGTLLFVQREHAQVGVEDAVEDAVGRSVQLLQLKGLLHVREGELQVTPLGRAAYKGCVDVLYSEALHRDLQKGLEGLVLNSLLHLLFLVTPYELAAACKPDWMIFYTQMGSLSSKELKVFAAAGVPESLVARAAAGHSVSKNADVAAAKRAFLALVLLSLLKDGDVWGAAEKFQLSRGFVQSLLASSASFCSRAHYFTQELDSLWPYCSLLEALTRRLSYCVKAELVPLMEVAGVTEARAKQLHAAGYATLTHLANAEPTLLVQTVAHMSRKLAHQMVASAKMLLNEKAETLRQEADHLLAVPSDLPG is encoded by the exons ATGCAACGCGGCGGCCCCGGCGACCGCCGCCGTCTCCCGCTCGGCGGCCGCCAAGGAGGCGGCGCTGGACAGCCGGGTGGGCGACGCCGCCGAGGCCGTCCGGGCGCGCGCCGACGACCTGGGGCCTTTTTTCGGACTGCCCGGCAGAGTCCGAGAGCTCCTCTTCACGCTGCGGGGAATCCCCGGCCTCTACG CGTGGCAGGAAACGTGCTTGCGTCTGGAGTGCCTGGCCCAGAGGAGGAATCTCATCTACACGCTTCCCACCAGCGGCGGCAAAACCTTGGTGGCCGAGCTCCTGATGATCCGCGAGCTCCTTTGCCGCAAAAACAACTGCCTCTTCGTCCTGCC GTGCGCGACCTGGCGGCCTTGGGGCTGGAGCTGGACTTCTTGGTGGAGGAGTACGCGGGGAGCAGGGGGCGCTTCCCTCCCGTCAACCGCGTGGGACGCCGCTCGCTTTACGTGGCCACCATCGAGAAGGCGCACGCCCTGGTCAACGCGCTGATCGAGGAGGAATCCCTCGGACGCGTGGGACTGATGGTGGTCGACGAG CTGCACATGCTGGGCGAGGGCAGCCGAGGAGCTTTGCTGGAGATCACCTTGGCCAAAGTCTTGCGCCTGGGCC ccggCACGCAGATCATCGGCATGAGCGCCACCCTGGGCAACATCGGCGACCTGCAGGCCTTCCTCAAGGCCGAAAACTACCACGACGACTTCCGACCG GTGCGCCTGGAGGAGTACGTGAAAGTGGGAGACGGCATTTACCAGATGGACGCCCGAGAGGAAGACTCTTTCCGTCTGTGCCGTCGGCTGGAGTTGAAG TATTCCAGCGCCATGCTGAAGGCGGACCCGGACCACGTGGTGGCGCTGGTGACGGAGGTGATCCCCCAGCATTCCTGCCTGGTCTTCTGCCCCACCAAGAAGAACTGCGAGAACGTGGCCGTCATGATTTGCAAGTACCTCCGTCG GGACTTCCTGGGCCACCGGAGGGCCGAAAAAGAAGTCCTCTTGCAACAGCTGGAGGAGTGCGGCCGCGGCTCCGTGTGTCCGGTCTTGCGGCGGACCGTCCCGCTGGGGTTGGCCTACCACCACAGCGGCCTGACCGCCGACGAGAGGAAGCTGCTGGAGGACGCCTACTCTGCCGGGGTCCTCTGCCTCATCTCCTGCACGTCCACGCTGGCCGCCGGCGTCAACTTGCCGGCGCGGAG GGTCATCGTGCGGGCGCCCCTGGTGGCTCGGGAAGCGCTGAAGACCAGCCAGTACAAGCAGATGGCGGGGCGCGCCGGCCGGGCCGGGCTGGATCGCCAGGGCGAGAGCATCCTCATCCTACAGGAGGCCCAGCGGCAGCAG GCCAAAGCTTTGCTGTGCGCCCCCGTGGAGAAGTGCTACAGCCGCCTCCTCGCCGAAGACCACAAAAGTCTGCACGCCCTCATCCTGTCCCTCGTCGGACTCAAA GCGGCCTCGCACGTGGAGCACCTGGAGGACTTTATGCGCGGGACGCTGCTCTTCGTGCAGCGGGAGCACGCCCAGGTCGGCGTGGAGGACGCCGTGGAGGACGCCGTGGGGCGGAGCGTCCAACTCCTGCAGCTCAAAGGCCTTCTTCACGTTCGGGAGGGGGAGCTCCAGGTCACGCCGTTGGGACGCGCCGCCTATAAAG GTTGCGTGGACGTGCTCTACAGCGAAGCCCTCCACCGCGACCTCCAGAAAGGCCTGGAAGGCCTGGTTCTCAACAGCCTCCTTCACCTTCTCTTCCTGGTCACGCCGTACGAGCTGGCCGCCGCCTGCAAGCCCGACTGGATGATCTTCTACACGCAG ATGGGCTCGCTGTCGTCCAAAGAGCTTAAAGTGTTTGCGGCGGCGGGCGTCCCGGAAAGCCTGGTGGCCCGCGCGGCCGCGGGTCATAGCGTGAGCAAG AACGCCGACGTGGCGGCGGCCAAGCGCGCCTTCCTGGCGTTGGTTCTCTTGTCGCTGCTGAAGGACGGCGACGTTTGGGGGGCGGCGGAAAAGTTCCAGCTCAGCCGCGGCTTCGTCCAATCGCTGCTGGCCTCGTCCGCCTCTTTCTGCTCTAGGGCGCACTATTTCACACAG GAGCTGGACTCGCTGTGGCCGTACTGCTCGCTTTTGGAGGCGCTGACGCGACGCCTCAGCTACTGCGTCAAGGCGGAGCTTGTCCCGCTCATGGAGGTGGCGGGGGTCACGGAG GCTCGCGCCAAGCAGCTCCACGCCGCCGGCTACGCCACGCTGACGCACTTGGCCAACGCCGAGCCGACCCTCCTGGTTCAGACGGTGGCGCACATGAGCCGGAAGCTGGCCCATCAGATGGTGGCCTCGGCCAAG ATGCTTCTCAACGAGAAGGCGGAAACGCTGAGGCAGGAGGCGGATCATCTTTTAGCCGTGCCGTCGGACTTGCCCGGCTAA
- the helq gene encoding helicase POLQ-like isoform X4 — translation MIRELLCRKNNCLFVLPYVALVQEKVRDLAALGLELDFLVEEYAGSRGRFPPVNRVGRRSLYVATIEKAHALVNALIEEESLGRVGLMVVDELHMLGEGSRGALLEITLAKVLRLGPGTQIIGMSATLGNIGDLQAFLKAENYHDDFRPVRLEEYVKVGDGIYQMDAREEDSFRLCRRLELKYSSAMLKADPDHVVALVTEVIPQHSCLVFCPTKKNCENVAVMICKYLRRDFLGHRRAEKEVLLQQLEECGRGSVCPVLRRTVPLGLAYHHSGLTADERKLLEDAYSAGVLCLISCTSTLAAGVNLPARRVIVRAPLVAREALKTSQYKQMAGRAGRAGLDRQGESILILQEAQRQQAKALLCAPVEKCYSRLLAEDHKSLHALILSLVGLKAASHVEHLEDFMRGTLLFVQREHAQVGVEDAVEDAVGRSVQLLQLKGLLHVREGELQVTPLGRAAYKGCVDVLYSEALHRDLQKGLEGLVLNSLLHLLFLVTPYELAAACKPDWMIFYTQMGSLSSKELKVFAAAGVPESLVARAAAGHSVSKNADVAAAKRAFLALVLLSLLKDGDVWGAAEKFQLSRGFVQSLLASSASFCSRAHYFTQELDSLWPYCSLLEALTRRLSYCVKAELVPLMEVAGVTEARAKQLHAAGYATLTHLANAEPTLLVQTVAHMSRKLAHQMVASAKMLLNEKAETLRQEADHLLAVPSDLPG, via the exons ATGATCCGCGAGCTCCTTTGCCGCAAAAACAACTGCCTCTTCGTCCTGCCGTACGTGGCCCTGGTCCAAGAGAAG GTGCGCGACCTGGCGGCCTTGGGGCTGGAGCTGGACTTCTTGGTGGAGGAGTACGCGGGGAGCAGGGGGCGCTTCCCTCCCGTCAACCGCGTGGGACGCCGCTCGCTTTACGTGGCCACCATCGAGAAGGCGCACGCCCTGGTCAACGCGCTGATCGAGGAGGAATCCCTCGGACGCGTGGGACTGATGGTGGTCGACGAG CTGCACATGCTGGGCGAGGGCAGCCGAGGAGCTTTGCTGGAGATCACCTTGGCCAAAGTCTTGCGCCTGGGCC ccggCACGCAGATCATCGGCATGAGCGCCACCCTGGGCAACATCGGCGACCTGCAGGCCTTCCTCAAGGCCGAAAACTACCACGACGACTTCCGACCG GTGCGCCTGGAGGAGTACGTGAAAGTGGGAGACGGCATTTACCAGATGGACGCCCGAGAGGAAGACTCTTTCCGTCTGTGCCGTCGGCTGGAGTTGAAG TATTCCAGCGCCATGCTGAAGGCGGACCCGGACCACGTGGTGGCGCTGGTGACGGAGGTGATCCCCCAGCATTCCTGCCTGGTCTTCTGCCCCACCAAGAAGAACTGCGAGAACGTGGCCGTCATGATTTGCAAGTACCTCCGTCG GGACTTCCTGGGCCACCGGAGGGCCGAAAAAGAAGTCCTCTTGCAACAGCTGGAGGAGTGCGGCCGCGGCTCCGTGTGTCCGGTCTTGCGGCGGACCGTCCCGCTGGGGTTGGCCTACCACCACAGCGGCCTGACCGCCGACGAGAGGAAGCTGCTGGAGGACGCCTACTCTGCCGGGGTCCTCTGCCTCATCTCCTGCACGTCCACGCTGGCCGCCGGCGTCAACTTGCCGGCGCGGAG GGTCATCGTGCGGGCGCCCCTGGTGGCTCGGGAAGCGCTGAAGACCAGCCAGTACAAGCAGATGGCGGGGCGCGCCGGCCGGGCCGGGCTGGATCGCCAGGGCGAGAGCATCCTCATCCTACAGGAGGCCCAGCGGCAGCAG GCCAAAGCTTTGCTGTGCGCCCCCGTGGAGAAGTGCTACAGCCGCCTCCTCGCCGAAGACCACAAAAGTCTGCACGCCCTCATCCTGTCCCTCGTCGGACTCAAA GCGGCCTCGCACGTGGAGCACCTGGAGGACTTTATGCGCGGGACGCTGCTCTTCGTGCAGCGGGAGCACGCCCAGGTCGGCGTGGAGGACGCCGTGGAGGACGCCGTGGGGCGGAGCGTCCAACTCCTGCAGCTCAAAGGCCTTCTTCACGTTCGGGAGGGGGAGCTCCAGGTCACGCCGTTGGGACGCGCCGCCTATAAAG GTTGCGTGGACGTGCTCTACAGCGAAGCCCTCCACCGCGACCTCCAGAAAGGCCTGGAAGGCCTGGTTCTCAACAGCCTCCTTCACCTTCTCTTCCTGGTCACGCCGTACGAGCTGGCCGCCGCCTGCAAGCCCGACTGGATGATCTTCTACACGCAG ATGGGCTCGCTGTCGTCCAAAGAGCTTAAAGTGTTTGCGGCGGCGGGCGTCCCGGAAAGCCTGGTGGCCCGCGCGGCCGCGGGTCATAGCGTGAGCAAG AACGCCGACGTGGCGGCGGCCAAGCGCGCCTTCCTGGCGTTGGTTCTCTTGTCGCTGCTGAAGGACGGCGACGTTTGGGGGGCGGCGGAAAAGTTCCAGCTCAGCCGCGGCTTCGTCCAATCGCTGCTGGCCTCGTCCGCCTCTTTCTGCTCTAGGGCGCACTATTTCACACAG GAGCTGGACTCGCTGTGGCCGTACTGCTCGCTTTTGGAGGCGCTGACGCGACGCCTCAGCTACTGCGTCAAGGCGGAGCTTGTCCCGCTCATGGAGGTGGCGGGGGTCACGGAG GCTCGCGCCAAGCAGCTCCACGCCGCCGGCTACGCCACGCTGACGCACTTGGCCAACGCCGAGCCGACCCTCCTGGTTCAGACGGTGGCGCACATGAGCCGGAAGCTGGCCCATCAGATGGTGGCCTCGGCCAAG ATGCTTCTCAACGAGAAGGCGGAAACGCTGAGGCAGGAGGCGGATCATCTTTTAGCCGTGCCGTCGGACTTGCCCGGCTAA
- the helq gene encoding helicase POLQ-like isoform X2, translating into MTDKQHAECSDGEDLFGDYDSLLGDSSLLAKLEQADALASDQAPPPPPTEDFDSCREAKRPKVEENEARRSVSERLKTALRCNAAAPATAAVSRSAAAKEAALDSRVGDAAEAVRARADDLGPFFGLPGRVRELLFTLRGIPGLYGNVLASGVPGPEEESHLHASHQRRQNLGGRAPDDPRAPLPQKQLPLRPAVRDLAALGLELDFLVEEYAGSRGRFPPVNRVGRRSLYVATIEKAHALVNALIEEESLGRVGLMVVDELHMLGEGSRGALLEITLAKVLRLGPGTQIIGMSATLGNIGDLQAFLKAENYHDDFRPVRLEEYVKVGDGIYQMDAREEDSFRLCRRLELKYSSAMLKADPDHVVALVTEVIPQHSCLVFCPTKKNCENVAVMICKYLRRDFLGHRRAEKEVLLQQLEECGRGSVCPVLRRTVPLGLAYHHSGLTADERKLLEDAYSAGVLCLISCTSTLAAGVNLPARRVIVRAPLVAREALKTSQYKQMAGRAGRAGLDRQGESILILQEAQRQQAKALLCAPVEKCYSRLLAEDHKSLHALILSLVGLKAASHVEHLEDFMRGTLLFVQREHAQVGVEDAVEDAVGRSVQLLQLKGLLHVREGELQVTPLGRAAYKGCVDVLYSEALHRDLQKGLEGLVLNSLLHLLFLVTPYELAAACKPDWMIFYTQMGSLSSKELKVFAAAGVPESLVARAAAGHSVSKNADVAAAKRAFLALVLLSLLKDGDVWGAAEKFQLSRGFVQSLLASSASFCSRAHYFTQELDSLWPYCSLLEALTRRLSYCVKAELVPLMEVAGVTEARAKQLHAAGYATLTHLANAEPTLLVQTVAHMSRKLAHQMVASAKMLLNEKAETLRQEADHLLAVPSDLPG; encoded by the exons ATGACTGACAAGCAGCACGCCGAG TGCAGCGATGGCGAGGACTTGTTCGGGGACTATGACAGCCTCCTGGGAGATTCGTCGCTGTTGGCCAAGTTGGAACAGGCCGACGCCCTGGCCTCGGATcaagcgccgccgccgccgccgaccgaGGACTTTGATTCTTGTCGGGAAGCCAAGAGGCCCAAAGTGGAAGAAA ACGAGGCCAGGAGGAGCGTGAGCGAGCGCCTCAAGACGGCGCTGAGATGCAACGCGGCGGCCCCGGCGACCGCCGCCGTCTCCCGCTCGGCGGCCGCCAAGGAGGCGGCGCTGGACAGCCGGGTGGGCGACGCCGCCGAGGCCGTCCGGGCGCGCGCCGACGACCTGGGGCCTTTTTTCGGACTGCCCGGCAGAGTCCGAGAGCTCCTCTTCACGCTGCGGGGAATCCCCGGCCTCTACG GAAACGTGCTTGCGTCTGGAGTGCCTGGCCCAGAGGAGGAATCTCATCTACACGCTTCCCACCAGCGGCGGCAAAACCTTGGTGGCCGAGCTCCTGATGATCCGCGAGCTCCTTTGCCGCAAAAACAACTGCCTCTTCGTCCTGCC GTGCGCGACCTGGCGGCCTTGGGGCTGGAGCTGGACTTCTTGGTGGAGGAGTACGCGGGGAGCAGGGGGCGCTTCCCTCCCGTCAACCGCGTGGGACGCCGCTCGCTTTACGTGGCCACCATCGAGAAGGCGCACGCCCTGGTCAACGCGCTGATCGAGGAGGAATCCCTCGGACGCGTGGGACTGATGGTGGTCGACGAG CTGCACATGCTGGGCGAGGGCAGCCGAGGAGCTTTGCTGGAGATCACCTTGGCCAAAGTCTTGCGCCTGGGCC ccggCACGCAGATCATCGGCATGAGCGCCACCCTGGGCAACATCGGCGACCTGCAGGCCTTCCTCAAGGCCGAAAACTACCACGACGACTTCCGACCG GTGCGCCTGGAGGAGTACGTGAAAGTGGGAGACGGCATTTACCAGATGGACGCCCGAGAGGAAGACTCTTTCCGTCTGTGCCGTCGGCTGGAGTTGAAG TATTCCAGCGCCATGCTGAAGGCGGACCCGGACCACGTGGTGGCGCTGGTGACGGAGGTGATCCCCCAGCATTCCTGCCTGGTCTTCTGCCCCACCAAGAAGAACTGCGAGAACGTGGCCGTCATGATTTGCAAGTACCTCCGTCG GGACTTCCTGGGCCACCGGAGGGCCGAAAAAGAAGTCCTCTTGCAACAGCTGGAGGAGTGCGGCCGCGGCTCCGTGTGTCCGGTCTTGCGGCGGACCGTCCCGCTGGGGTTGGCCTACCACCACAGCGGCCTGACCGCCGACGAGAGGAAGCTGCTGGAGGACGCCTACTCTGCCGGGGTCCTCTGCCTCATCTCCTGCACGTCCACGCTGGCCGCCGGCGTCAACTTGCCGGCGCGGAG GGTCATCGTGCGGGCGCCCCTGGTGGCTCGGGAAGCGCTGAAGACCAGCCAGTACAAGCAGATGGCGGGGCGCGCCGGCCGGGCCGGGCTGGATCGCCAGGGCGAGAGCATCCTCATCCTACAGGAGGCCCAGCGGCAGCAG GCCAAAGCTTTGCTGTGCGCCCCCGTGGAGAAGTGCTACAGCCGCCTCCTCGCCGAAGACCACAAAAGTCTGCACGCCCTCATCCTGTCCCTCGTCGGACTCAAA GCGGCCTCGCACGTGGAGCACCTGGAGGACTTTATGCGCGGGACGCTGCTCTTCGTGCAGCGGGAGCACGCCCAGGTCGGCGTGGAGGACGCCGTGGAGGACGCCGTGGGGCGGAGCGTCCAACTCCTGCAGCTCAAAGGCCTTCTTCACGTTCGGGAGGGGGAGCTCCAGGTCACGCCGTTGGGACGCGCCGCCTATAAAG GTTGCGTGGACGTGCTCTACAGCGAAGCCCTCCACCGCGACCTCCAGAAAGGCCTGGAAGGCCTGGTTCTCAACAGCCTCCTTCACCTTCTCTTCCTGGTCACGCCGTACGAGCTGGCCGCCGCCTGCAAGCCCGACTGGATGATCTTCTACACGCAG ATGGGCTCGCTGTCGTCCAAAGAGCTTAAAGTGTTTGCGGCGGCGGGCGTCCCGGAAAGCCTGGTGGCCCGCGCGGCCGCGGGTCATAGCGTGAGCAAG AACGCCGACGTGGCGGCGGCCAAGCGCGCCTTCCTGGCGTTGGTTCTCTTGTCGCTGCTGAAGGACGGCGACGTTTGGGGGGCGGCGGAAAAGTTCCAGCTCAGCCGCGGCTTCGTCCAATCGCTGCTGGCCTCGTCCGCCTCTTTCTGCTCTAGGGCGCACTATTTCACACAG GAGCTGGACTCGCTGTGGCCGTACTGCTCGCTTTTGGAGGCGCTGACGCGACGCCTCAGCTACTGCGTCAAGGCGGAGCTTGTCCCGCTCATGGAGGTGGCGGGGGTCACGGAG GCTCGCGCCAAGCAGCTCCACGCCGCCGGCTACGCCACGCTGACGCACTTGGCCAACGCCGAGCCGACCCTCCTGGTTCAGACGGTGGCGCACATGAGCCGGAAGCTGGCCCATCAGATGGTGGCCTCGGCCAAG ATGCTTCTCAACGAGAAGGCGGAAACGCTGAGGCAGGAGGCGGATCATCTTTTAGCCGTGCCGTCGGACTTGCCCGGCTAA